The Panicum virgatum strain AP13 chromosome 6K, P.virgatum_v5, whole genome shotgun sequence nucleotide sequence TGCTCAAAGGCAGCTAACTTAgaaatcatcatcatcctcctcGGCCATGTGTTTTGCCAATTCTTCCTCCTGCTGAAGCCTCTCACGGCGCTTCTCCGCGCTCTCCTTTTCCTTGTGAGAATTAGGGGGGAATCTCATCGCCTTGACCGCCTCATTGTGCATGTTCAGGCAGAAAGCAATCCTTGAGTTGAATGCAATCTGAGGCTCATTTGTCGAGTAGACATCACCAGTTTCCTTTGACACCATCCAGCCATTCGCATGATCTATGGTGGCGTCAATTGCACCATCTCTTATGGCCTTGGCTACAATGCTCTCGGCATCGGCAACAGGATTCTCGGAGTCTAGTCTGAGCTTCTTGGCAATATCAGCAAGGGAGATCCTTGAGTATGAAATGCTGATGTTGCGCAGTCCAGTTCGAATGACATTGTGGCGCAGCCTCACAATCAGGTTGCGAGTCCTGTCTGCACTGAATGTGCTTGCAAATTTGTCTGCAACGGCCCTGAACAGTTCCAGGTCCCCCACCCTGACAGCCTAGAGGTAACAATACAAGTTTTAGAGTTTTTGCCTATCTGTAACATGTAGTGTAAATAATGACAAGTAACTTACATTTGTGAGCTCAAAATAAGGTGTCAAAGCTTTCTTCATTCCTTTCTGCATGAAAACAGTTCTCTCTGGAATCTCTCCAAGAAGTAgcctcacaatgatagcccacTTGTTGCACTGAATACGAAAACCACGAGCTGTTGTGGGTGCCTTCCGAGCAGCTTGCAGAAGGCTTTCTTTAGCATCAGTGTACTCCAACTGAATTGTCCTAATTTTACCCAAGTAGAACAGGTATCGGCAGAACTGCAACAGAAGGAATTGTTTGTTAGCATTTGTTTAGAAATCTTCCCTGCAAAAACCATTTGCTGGAGAAAGATCTCATATTTAAATCACCAACAGTGTACCACTAAAGGTATCTTAGCAGAATATTTACAATTTACAAACAGT carries:
- the LOC120713785 gene encoding probable 26S proteasome non-ATPase regulatory subunit 3, coding for MPEDVQMNDSEPQPAAPPPAAAPALSTLHHLKEIASVIEAGSLSKEVRRISRAVRLTIALRRRLAARDVSAFLAFALPASSEAYARLTALVPKEDDTEMDVDAAAPITQISIKHGLPEIEIYCYLLVLIFLIDQKKYDEAKACATASIARLKNLNRRTVDVLASRLYFYYSYVYELTNSLAEIRGNLLALHRMATLHHDELGQETLLNLLLRNYLHYNLYDQAEKLRSKAPRFEAHSNQQFCRYLFYLGKIRTIQLEYTDAKESLLQAARKAPTTARGFRIQCNKWAIIVRLLLGEIPERTVFMQKGMKKALTPYFELTNAVRVGDLELFRAVADKFASTFSADRTRNLIVRLRHNVIRTGLRNISISYSRISLADIAKKLRLDSENPVADAESIVAKAIRDGAIDATIDHANGWMVSKETGDVYSTNEPQIAFNSRIAFCLNMHNEAVKAMRFPPNSHKEKESAEKRRERLQQEEELAKHMAEEDDDDF